tcacggaactgatctcagaaaagaagcatcagccaaggagccacgttgaagcctggatgaggtgtcgcctctcgttctccctgctcaggtcggccatcctatgtctcaggggcaccagacactctggcccaaaagccaccaacatttccaatatggactatgaggccacagtggtggagagttaCATTGGGGTGGGTCGGGAGCGACATGAGTAGGGTAGGAAAGGGGGATcaagacgcaatagatgataaggtgttatgtatagatttagtgctaagtggTATTAGTGATAtagttggatgccacagtcattagcgaacagagttgaggCTAATGACCTCGAATTTATGGAGCTCTCCATGATTATATGCCgggaaaaataaacatgggtggaggtatcttttatatgtggtagtagtagtagtagctgtagtagtagtaggaggggcACTGTTAACTACAGCCAACACTATATTTCCAGGGCGTCCTCAGCGTCAGGTTCCGGGGCGTCCGCTCGGCCTTCATGCACCCGACGGCCACCTCCTTCAGCCCCCCCCTAAGGTGAGCCCCGACCAGTGCTGAGTACCGCTGTGTTACTGGCCTGGGTCCCATAACTATGATGATGGTAATTAAttataacaatagtaataataataataataataataataataataataataataataataataataataataataaaaatagtaataataatgataataataatgataataataataataataataataataataataataataataataataataataataataataataataataataataataataataagaagaagaagaagaagaagaagaagaagaagaatggtgtCCCAGACGACAAATACGATTATAGTAATCTAAaacccaccatcatcattactaccATCATTATTATATAATTAACTACTGCCTGATAATATTAATTATTGTTTCTAATATTAATGTTACtattttgaattattttattggtaattattattatcatcatgttaTATTATCATAGTTCACGGTACAATACCAATACTCCCCGGCCTGGCGGTGCACCGGGCGGGGTGGGTGCCGGGGTCGTGACCCATGGCCGCGTCACCAGCGCCGTGACTCACGCCTCTCCCACCCCCAGGAACAACAACGCGGCGCACCGGCCCCAGAACCTCGGAGGCGGCAGCATCAGCAGTAGCCTCATGCCCCCCGGTGTGGCCAGCCGCGCCCCGTCCACCCGCACCCAGGAGGCGGGCCCCGCCGCACCTGCCCTCTTGCCGCCGCCGCACGCCCCGCGGCCCCGCACCTTGGCCTCGGACGCCGGCAGCCACCCGCAGCAGCCCACTTTCGTGAGCTTCGGGACGGACAGGGCCTCGGAGCCGCGGCACGCCAAGTGGAGCCGCTCCCAGGCGTCCGGCGCCTCCCTGGGCAGCGGCGGGGGGTGGGCGGGGATGGCCGCGCCTTCCGTGCAGGGGCGGCGGGCGTCCTTGTCGGGCATGGAACACCAGCGGGCACACCTCACGGCAGGGCTGGCCGCTCCCGACCCCGCCGCGCCCCCCGGCAGGCAAGACACCTTCGGTCTGGACATCACGGAGGGCCTCTCGCACCTCGACAGGTGAGCCATTTTCCTTACGACCCTGTGTAGTATTACcttataataacgataataataataataataataataataataataataataaaattaatgataataataattattatcattatcatcatcaatataaTTATTGCTGtctattattgctgttgttatcatcttcgtcatcaccaGCACCCTCGGTGGCCGCAGCGCCGCACACCGGCTGCCCCGCGGCCCTCAGCCCGTCACGTGGGCCTCACTCGACGCCTCCCGCTGCGTACGTGACCCTTCCGCCTCACGCAACTCGTTACGTAAATGGGGATCAAATTTCTCCTTAAGGTTTTATTAGCTCCCTCCGGCCTTGAGGTAGAGGGTGTTGTTAGCAGGGAACTTCCCACCAGCACAAGGACACGCGATCACGCAAAACCTAGCGCAATTAACCCTAGACACAACTCAAGGCAAGTTAGGCAACACAAACATGTAAAaattacctaacctaccctaagctAACCTGTCAACGCCACAAGGACACACGACTACGCCGAACATAACCTAAAGTATAACCTGTCAACGACGCAGGAACACACCGCCAAGCAAAACCAAACGCAAGTAAACGTGGACACACCTCAAGGCAACACAAACACGTAAAAATTTCCTAACCTACCCTAAGCTAACCTGTCAACGCCACAAGGACACACGACTACGCCGAACATAATCTAAAGTATAACCTGTCAACGACGCAGGAACACACCGCCAAGCAAAACCTAACCTCTCAACACCGCAGTGGCACACGACCAcaaagaacctaacctaacctaatctcctGCAGCGCCACAAGAACACGACGCCAAGCAAAGCCTAACTTCTTAACGTGGCAGTGGCAAACGACCACGCAAAACCTAATTTAAACTAACCTCTCAGCGCCACAGGGATACGCCGCCACACAAACCCTAACAATTTGGTCGGCAAACTGTAGCTCCTGGACTTCTGTGACTTTTTGGGGACACCGCTGCGACTCGAAAATCTTCCTAAAGTATAGACCGCCTCTTCAAAGCGAGGCGTCATACACCGTAACACTATTCGCGGCAACATTACACTTTTTATTTGAACGAAGAGGTAAGTTCGTATAAGTTTTACGGTTTCAAAATATTATCTAGTTTCTGAGGCAGATTTGTGTGTTTCAGCTTGATCTTTGCATTGCGGTtcagtgaatttttttttttctatgaaacAAAAAATTTGCTCCTCTGTACCATTAAGAGCCGCTGACCGCTGGGCTGGTCAAGCGTATCGTCACTCGTTGTGGCCATTCTGGCACTGACCACTCCTGGGCCTCAGGGAGTCAGGGAAAACTCAGGAAACGATGTATCgcatatccgcatccgcatccgcaattTTAAAAAAcgaaacatccgcatccgcatttgtgatgaagtaaatatccgcatccgcattcgCATCAAACACAAAGAGGATGTGGCGGATATACTTTAAACATTACAAAGACTCAGTGCCGAGTGCAGACTACTGAGTACAGAGTTTACGAaattgaagaaaatgaattaatgcatgtttacttaattatctactaaaattacaccttgtattaattttgtttcaaatttaCCCAACCTAATGTGTCAAAAGTTTTgcggaagggtaggaggagggagataattttacatagtaatTATGTACGGTAGTATGTATGCTTCatgtaataaaagagagagagagagagagagctattttttttgttgttagtcccaattcaGAATTCGATAACTTTGTTGAGTATTCCGATAATCGCTAATCCGAGACCGGCTTCACTGATCAGCTAGAGCAAACTAGAgagactttgagagagagagagagagagagagagagagagagagagagagagagagagagagagagagagacccgctattttttttttttttttttgttagtccgCAATTCACAATTCCGATAACTTTGTTGAGTATTCCGATAATCGCTAATCCGCAAATTTTCCGGCTTCACTGATCAGCTATCGCAAACTATCCGACCCGACTttgactccggccaaaagtaggcgactccggtgactccgactccacacccttcACATTATACAACACATGAAAACAACACAAAtgagtcgtattataagacacttcgccgcccaagaacacatatttgacaaggctttcgtaagagttgtgggcatttccaggaatagtttagggaccctgatggtagtttgacccttcttctgtaccgtgaacctgaagaaacactcagtAGAACTCaaatgaccccctctttgacctttagaaatagctgatgtgagaagcgaaactgtcttataataccgacctatatcATCATACACACGCTCAAAGGGCCAGCGAGACGGAGATgaccaccgccgccacgcgcatccATAGCTTATGCTCCCAACTTGACACCATCTCAGTCACCGGCGTCCATATACGTGCATTCATTTGCGCTTAGGGAGATTCAGATGACCTCACACAACTCGGCGTCGCAGCGAGGCGTATCTGTTTCAGCAGACGCGAACATCTGCGCCAAATGGTTCCCAAACAAACACGTAAAgggttccctcccctccccttcgactctccctctcccctccctttccttcccctcctattccttgctgtcttcttttcctttccttctttcttctttgctgttgcctaatcttcccttcctttcccttttctcctccttgccctttCATCCCATATTATCCTTCCCTTTactaattaccttaccttaccttactttatattactttaccttactttacccctcttccctcccttccctttcctcccctccccttcccttcccctcccatcccttgctctgtcttcttttcctttccttctttcttatcttttgttgcttaatcttcccttccttgcccttttctcctccttgccctttCATCCCATACTATCCTTCCCTTtactaatttaccttaccttaccttatattactttaccttactccccttcccttctcttcccttcccctggtctcccttcgctttcctcccctccccttcccttccctcacatcccttgcctaatctttccttcccttcccttcctttctaagtcttcccttctctcttccttgccctttcctttcctcttgttcaacccattctatccttccccttataaatttaccttaccttaccttactttccttccctccctttcctttccttcctcccctcccctccgtgtCAGTGATCCCCTCTACATCCTTGTACAGACGCCCCTCTCAACAGGAACTCCACGCCGCTCTCAAAGTAATTACAAAGCACTTAACTCCTGACCTTTGCTGTTACTGAATGGAGCAAAGAGCGCGCACTGAGAGGCTTTCAATGCTCTGAGATTCCTTATCCATCAACACTACTCAAGCAAGACGCAGTCCTTCACTAGACTCCTATGGCTTCACGTCTTTATCTATCGTCTTCTGTTTATCTTCTCGTCTTCTCCCTACTCATTCATCCAAGCTCGATATTAATGACTATGACTTCAACGCTTAACTATAAGATCGACAGCATACTATTCTTACGGTTCTTAAGGTGAGAGGGAAAAAGTGGTGCTTCAGTCACTTCAAAGTCTACTCATTCATCCAACTCTCATCCAAGCCcgatgaataaaataaatgactTCAACGTTTAACTCTCTCAAATCTTTAATATCCTCTTATGTTAACAATGGTGAAAGGGAAATCACGTTAGTACTTAAGTCACTTCCAAACCTACTCATTCATccaagagaagagggaagagagaggagaaaagaagaggaaagcaagagagaaagagagagataagagtttGCGTCGGGGGGaaggtgtagagagagagagagagagaaggcaagagaagaacagatatgagaagagatgaaaagagatgtgagagagagagagagagagagagagagagagagagagagagagagagagtgtgtacaaAAACTATTACTAGAACTTCAACTTTTAACTGCAAGATCGACAACATACTCTCACGGTGTCTATGGTAAGAGGGAAATCATGCTACTTCACTAATTTCCAAATCGTTTTCTACTCAGCATCTCTCTTCTTTTAGGGTTGTTGAGGTtccgtcattctccttttctactcaGTATCTCTCTTTTAGGATTGTTGAGGTtccgtcattctccttttctactcaGTATCTCTCTTTTAGGATTGTTGAGGTtccgtcattctccttttctactcaGTATCTCTCTTTTAGGATTGTTGAGGTtccgtcattctccttttctactcaGTATCTCTCTTCTTTTAGGGTTGTTGAGCTTccgtcattctcctttttctcagtaTCTCTCTTCTTTTAGGGTTGTTGAGGTtccgtcattctccttttctactcaGTATCTCTCTTCTTTTAGGGTTGTTGAGGTtccgtcattctccttttctactcaGTATCTCTCTTCTTTTAGGGTTGTTGAGGTtccgtcattctccttttctactcaGTATCTCTCTTCTTTTAGGGTTGTTGTGGTTCGTCATTCTCCTTTCTACTCAGTATCTCTCTTCTTTTAGGGTTGTTGAGGTtccgtcattctccttttctactcaGTATCTCTCTTCTTTTAGGGTTGTTGAGGTtccgtcattctccttttctactcaGTATCTCTCTTTTAGGATTGTTGAGGTtccgtcattctccttttctactcaGTATCTCTCTTCTTTTAGGGTTGTTGAGGTtccgtcattctccttttctactcaGTATCTCTCTTCTTTTAGGGTTGTTGAGGTtccgtcattctccttttctactcaGTATCTCTCTTCTTTAGGGTTGTTGAGGTtccgtcattctccttttctactcaGTATCTCTCTTCTTTTAGGGTTGTTGAGGTtccgtcattctccttttctactcaGTATCTCTCTTCTTTTAGGGTTGTTGAGGTtccgtcattctccttttctactcaGTATCTCTCTTCTTTTAGGGTTGTTGAGGTtccgtcattctccttttctactcaGTATCTCTAGGGTTGTTGAGGTtccgtcattctccttttctactcaGTATCTCTCTTCCTTTAGGGTTGTTGAGGTtccgtcattctccttttctactcaGTATCTCTCTTCTTTTGGGGTTGTTGAGGTTCCGTCATTCTCAGTATCTCTCTTCTTTTAGGGTTTAGGGTTGTTGAGTTtccgtcattctccttttctacttaGTATCTCTCTTCCTTTAGGGTTGTTggtcattctccttttctactcaGTATCTCTCTCTTTTAGGGTTGTTGAAGTtccgtcattctccttttctactcaGTATCTCTCTTCTTTTAGGGTTGTTGAGGTtccgtcattctccttttctactcaGTATCTCTCTCTTTTAGGGTTGTTGAGGTtccgtcattctccttttctactcaGTATCTCTCTTCTTTTGGGGTTGTTGAGGTtccgtcattctccttttctactcaGTATCTCTCTTCCTTTAGGGTTGTTGAGGTtccgtcattctccttttctactcaGTATCTCTCTTCTTTTGGGGTTGTTGAGGTtccgtcattctccttttctactcaGTATCTCTCTTCCTTTAGGGTTGTTGAGGTtccgtcattctccttttctactcaGTATCTCTCTTCTTTTGGGGTTGTTGAGGTtccgtcattctccttttctactcaGTATCTCTCTCTTTTAGGGTTGTTGAAGTtccgtcattctccttttctactcaGTATCTCTCTTCTTTTAGGGTTGTTGAGGTtccgtcattctccttttctactcaGTATCTCTCTTTTAGGGTTGTTGAGGTtccgtcattctccttttctactcaGTATCTCTCTTCTTTTAGGGTTGTTGAGGTtccgtcattctccttttctactcaGTATCTCTCTTCTTTTAGGGTTGTTGAGGTtccgtcattctccttttctactcaGTATCTCTCTTTCAGGGTTGTTGAGGTtccgtcattctccttttctactcaGTATCTCTCTTCTTTTGGGGTTGTTGAGGTtccgtcattctccttttctactcaGTATCTCTCTTCTTTTAGGGTTGTTCAGCTTCCGTCATTCTCcaagtattcccagacgcttccacctctcactttTACTATCTGCAAAGGTCGAGAGGAAAATTAATCGAAtattcatgagtgcttttttcaCGTTCGTGGTACAGGAggagggtcaagctaccaccggggtcataaaagcatacctctggaaatgccaaAAAATCCTATTCGTTCCACACACTTCCTAAACACGTAAGCTGAAGGCCAAGGCGAACTGTGAGCCTGATAGGAAGGAGACTCACGGAAACGGATATACATAGTGAAGGAGTGACTatggaggaggatgagatgaaggaacctttttataccctttctctgctctctgctctctctctctctctctctctctctctctctctctctctctctctctctctctcgtcagtgcCATCGTACAGTATCTAATGAAATACCgggaagtaaaacaacaacaacaacaaaaaaaaacagcacgagagagagagagagagagagagagagagagagagagagagagtgagtgagtgagtgtatacTTTCGTGCTATCGGAGACATTATATTACGAGGAACAGACTTACGTACTACATTTCAGATCCAATAATACACAAGGATAAAACAGTTCTGAAGACAGCGGCCGTCGGGGTTGTCAGCGCAAGTTAGGGGCGTTGACGTCATTGCTTAATTAAATGAGACGAGCCCGCTGCCTCAAAATACTTCAGTTGACCGTAGAAcaacagaggaggagaggaagtagtagtagtacggtagtagtagtagtagtagtagtagtagtggtaaactTGTATGTATTGAACTaatagaaaaacaataataataataataataataataataataataataataataataataataataataataataataataataataataataataataacaataacaataataataataataataataataataataataataataataataataatagtaaatgatTTACTCGTCTCCTGCCCcgtggagggagagtgagtgagctTATTACAAGATGGCGCATATTTTCTTGTTGGTCACTCTGTATTAAGCCATTACGTGACTCACAACGCGGGGGACAGTTTCTTGTAGGCCACACGGCACCCTGTTATTATGTCACTCCCTGCACGGCGACCACTTTCTTGCTCCTCCTAATCCACCGCGCACACTGCTCCTCCTCCAATTTTGTCAAGAGCCACAGCTGTCTCTTTTAGCAGCAAAGCGGTTAGTGCAAATACGACCGAGTTTTAAAGCTTAGGTATACGTTTATGGACAGGAATGAGAGAATGCAAGTTGTTGGTTTTCAGGAGCTGCATTGTATGCATAGATCGACTCGCCTCTTGCAGATTCTTAATTCCcttgcgtattttttttttctgtattcttgTGGTAGTTTTCTTGAGTGGTGTCATTACAACCTTATAATCTAGTAACCTAGCCAGAAAgagatattttttgtgtgttttgttgttccTTAGGTTGTGATGAAAATATGCAATAAGATTAATAATTATCTTTCGCTCTTTTCAGGCCGACAGGACGGTGGAAGGCGGGGTCAACGGGCAGATTCCCGAGCAGCGGTGACGATGGGACGAGGGGCCGAGGGCCCACGCACCCCGTGTTTGATGGTGGCTATCGCCAGACAAGGCTGTTGCCGACTGGCGAGGAAGAGATGACAGTTGAAGAAGAAGGCGTGAGAAGTATATTCGACTTAAACACGACCACCGAGTACCAGCCGGAGGACTACATTAATTATCACGACTACGACCAAGGTCGTTCCCCTGAGCATACCCAGGACCACAAACCCCTCACCTTCCAGCACGTGATGCAGATCATGAATCTGGCCTCCCAAGCGGACCTGCACGCGCTACTGGAACAAAGGGGCATCACTTTCGACGAGTTGCGGGAGTTTTTGAGCAGTGGAGCGGGAAAGAAGGATGTCCTGGAGTTTCTAAAGCCACCTACTCCTACCACCTCTATcgacaccacaaccaccaccacaactcctCCAGAGATGTCACACCATGGACTTGATACAGCAGTCGTCGAGGAAGGTTACCAAGATGATGTCAGAGGGATAGCTTCCCCCTCCGAAGCCGATCACGAAGGGGAGGGCGACGACATCGAACAAGACAGCAAGGAACAAactaagaaaaacagaaaaaaggggaggaaaggcaagggaggaagaagaaggaagaacaaaagacgCAAGATAAAGAAGGGACAGGGAGAAGAGGTGCCTGA
This genomic interval from Eriocheir sinensis breed Jianghai 21 chromosome 41, ASM2467909v1, whole genome shotgun sequence contains the following:
- the LOC127009543 gene encoding uncharacterized protein LOC127009543; protein product: MAAGRGGAARHGKSGALLTRGCFLLVPVLLVMTMIVMDKTSALTISRQPYPSLGVLSVRFRGVRSAFMHPTATSFSPPLRNNNAAHRPQNLGGGSISSSLMPPGVASRAPSTRTQEAGPAAPALLPPPHAPRPRTLASDAGSHPQQPTFVSFGTDRASEPRHAKWSRSQASGASLGSGGGWAGMAAPSVQGRRASLSGMEHQRAHLTAGLAAPDPAAPPGRQDTFGLDITEGLSHLDRPTGRWKAGSTGRFPSSGDDGTRGRGPTHPVFDGGYRQTRLLPTGEEEMTVEEEGVRSIFDLNTTTEYQPEDYINYHDYDQGRSPEHTQDHKPLTFQHVMQIMNLASQADLHALLEQRGITFDELREFLSSGAGKKDVLEFLKPPTPTTSIDTTTTTTTPPEMSHHGLDTAVVEEGYQDDVRGIASPSEADHEGEGDDIEQDSKEQTKKNRKKGRKGKGGRRRKNKRRKIKKGQGEEVPDVDPSSVPPIFDTTSTEDPEPWTPGTPGTLPEAPLATTIAATEDTLLPTTQPPAADTTVTSPPSVRTSDVSIVSVSVEEVPSNPYHRAPVLTTVVEDAMPTRRHNTHNITPPLEDRTPRKFPRPARPSLEPDQTVNEIEKVNFVREEQRNDYVFPLRGLLIISGLMGALAVFTLVVLISYAVIKCSKKPVVNNYQVSEQQKPAGT